CACACGTTTCAGCAGACCTGGCAAGAAACGCTGGATTTGGGTTACCAGCTGTTGAGTCAGCTTCTTGGCAAGTTTGTCTATCCCTGTCAAGTTCTTTTTATGCAGTCCGTTAAAGTACTACAAGAGAGTGGTTTATGAAGGctgaaaatcaaatcaaGTCTAATACTGTAATAATCCAACCTCGTGTGACTTGAAAAACttcttttctgcatcaaGGGCGTCTTGCAGAGTCACAGCGTTAACAATATCTGATTGGCCTCGACATTTCACCACTGTGAAACCCAATTTGAGCTTGAAAGCGGTCTGATTTTGAGCAGTATCCACGATGCCTTTCTCAGCTCCTCTGTCGACCAAATCAGGCTTGGTCATCACTCCCAGCGTGCGTATGCCTTCGGGATCAAATTCTCTTGCCATTTGGAGTGCCTCGGTTGTGGCAATGTCGACATTGCACGGAATGACGCACAGAATAATCGTCTCATTTCTTTTGATGTGCTTCCGGATCAGCTGCTTTGTCTGCTTTCCTATATCTGAAGCTTGTCCTTCTCCAGCAACACGAGCAATTCCGGGAAGGTCGATCAGCGTGAGATCTGGAACGTGAAGTgactcgacgtcgagaagtaTGGTGGTATCTGTGCAAATGTCTCTGCCCTCGCCCGCCAGCTTATTCTGCGCCTCTTCAACGGCTCTGCCCACATCCTCTGGTTTCTCCAACACTTGCACCTCGCCTCGAGTCTTTTCCCCCGCTTCCCTGTATCTGAGAGTTGCTTTCCACGGATCGTGCTCGTTGTCTTGGGCTTCGGCTCTCGGCTCCTttatcttcatttttttcatgcGAAGCTCGAGAGCACAACGGGTCACAATGCCCGTTCCTCGTGGTAGCTGTACGCCCGATATCGCTTCCAAGACCGAGCTCTTTCCCGTACTTTGGTCGCCGATCACGACGACGCTTGGAAGGCTGATGTCTTCGTCGAGTCCTAGGCTTCGAAGCGAGTCGATCAAATCGATGTAGGGTCTCACTTGACGATCGAATTGTCGGGACATATgtgcttcttttcctttgccaTGTGTGTTGGGGTCTCTTGAAGCTGTCGATTCGCTGCGGTTATAGCTGCCGCTGGCTGCAGCAGCCTGTTCTCCGCCACTGCCACCCTCTTTGACCTTTTTGgacgtcttcgtcctcgttcTGCCCATAATTGCAGTTGCCTCGATCGCCTCCCAACTCAACTGCTGATCAATTGCTTCGTAATGCCACCTAGATATAGAGACAATTAATCTAAAGGAATGCGGAAAATCCGCGTCAGGGAAATCCCTAGGCCAGGGGAAGTAGCACGCGATGCTCGAGTGATTTAATAATTAACTAATCCCCGTCTCCGCTTGCTGTTTCAGTGTGATAATTTGCAAGCAAATAGCTATCAAGCGTAATCGGAATCCTTGATTATTAGAAGGTTTTGTTCTGTCGACCCCAAACTTGAGACGGTGTAACTAAAGGTGTAGAGGAAGACTCACATGAATGCACGGGCAATGTAACTCACTTCTGCCGACTATAGAATATACTGCTCTAACACTACAATCGCAGCACAATCAATTTGCAACGTCCGGCGTCACGGAAAGCTAGTAATCGTCATCATCTCCATTGataatttcttcttcctccgattctacgttttcttcttcaagttcGATAGCAGGTGTTGTTTCACTGCCACCGAACCTTCGCAATTTTCTTTCGGCTTTTCTCAGCCGTTCCACTTTGGTGGTCAGCATCCTTCTGTTTTCTTCCTTGTCAGAACTCTCTCTAAGCAACTCTTGCGGTGTAAgagtttcttcttcgtcgtctgaaGAAGAGTCTAGATATTCGTCTTCTGTCTCTACTGTCGCTTCCGTTTGGGGATCAAAACTGGTGAGGAGGGAAATTTTCACATCTTCAGAGAAGAGAGTGATCAGGTAGAAGTAGATTGTCTTTGGTATAGTGTCACACAGTATCGCTCTGACAACCTTAGATAGTCTCATTCAAAACCGCATTAATTTAAGAACAACCAAACAATTTCTTACGTTGCTGTACTGTCGTAATTTTAGTAGCAACTCTTTGACCTCTGTATCTTCCTCTTCAGGATCAGTGGTGCTTGTTGCAACCGGAGCAAGTTTTGCCATTGGTGATTTAAACCCAAAATTGAAAGTAGAATGTACTACTGAAGACTGAGGTTGATCTGGTCACAAACTGACTCAGTTAGGTGCATAAAATCAATTTAGATTCTTACGGACAACTTCTGCGCGTCCTGCTTCTGCGTCTCTTGCTGCATTTTCTGCTCGTGCTTGATGCAACAGACCCTTGAAATTTTTGTCTTGAGTAAAGAtgaatttttccttcttaaAAGTGCTTTCAATGTCCATTTTGGCTTCTTTGTGTCGCTTTGAGAGGTACTCGGTAGTTTTGCTTTCAACGCGAGTATGAAGTTCAGTGAAGCGGTCAAAGTGTTCACAAGCTAATCCAAAAGCAACCTAGAAATTTACTCTTCCTAGCGACATTTCTCTGATAAATGTATTTGATCTCAAACCTTCTTAACAGATTCACGGACATCATTTAGCAATTGTATAGCAGGATGTTTGATTTTATTGACATGATCAATTGCAAATGTTCTGAACACTCCAAATGATGGAAAGCTTAATTAACATAGTTTGAGATGAATCGTTGTTATACTATGCCAGCGTGTTTACCCTGGCAGTTCTTGGCCTCGGCTTTCACtcatttctttctcaatttttttgaggtagcgatcttcgtctctttcacCTAAAGTGGTAGTTACTCAGTCATACGCTATCTGCTCGAATCAAGGGACCTGGAAACAGGCTGTTTACTCTGGCCTGAAACGCTGTGAAATGCTCGTGAACAGTTGCGTACAGcttgtattttttttcaatatcGTCTCTGTAATCGCCCACACCAGCACGCTCAATAGTATTTCCATATTTTTGCAGTATCTGCAAATGTCGGATTtagaaaagaagcagaaaaataattttaccTCTAATAGGTACGATTTCTGTTGGAGTCTAGGGATCGCTGTTCCTAGCCTTTCTAGTTCTGTTGTTGTCTTTGTCTCTAACTGGGATACGCGCTGTCGCAAATTTGGCAGACAGTTATGAATCTGAGTGACCAGTTGGCGAGTCAATTGCTTGGCCAACCGCTCAGTGCCAGTTAGCCCGTCACGATACAGAGATTTATAAGTCTATTCCAAACAATTGTAGAGCTCATAAACGCTGAGAGAAATCCATATTCAAAACACTTACTTTATGATTTTTGAAgaaccgtttctcttcttcaatagcTTTCTGGAGAGACATGTTGTCATCAATGTCTTTCTGACCCCTGCACTTCACTAGCGTGTAACCGAGCCTGAGTTTGAAAGCCGATACGTTTTGAACAGTTGTAACAACGTTCTTTTGCGATCCTGGATCCACAAGATCAGGCTTTGTCATTACTCCCAATGTgcgttgacgacgaggatCAGCTTGCTTAGCCAGTTTAAGGGCCTCAGTCGTAGCAATGTCGGATGTGCAGGGAATTACACAGAGAATAAtagtctcttctttttcgatgTACTGTTTGATCAGTGACTTTGTCTGTTCCTCGATATCCTCCTTTTGCCCTTCGCCAGCGACGCGAGCAATTCCAGGCAGATCAATCAGAGTAAGGTCCGGCACGTAAGGGGATTCAACTTCCAGACGAATAATGCTATCGGTGCAAATGTTCTTGCCCTTCCCAGCTAAAACATTTTGCGCCTCTTCTACAGCTTTGCTCACTTCTTCGGGCTTTTTGAGATCATGTGATATCTTTTTACCCAAGGGCGGTGTATAGCTTAACGTAGCTCTCCAGTAATCTCCTCCGTCGTCCGAATTAGTGCAAAGGCCATTTGCTTTCACATTTTTCATTCGGAGCTCCAGAGCACAGCGAGTGACAATTTCACTTCCGCGAGGAAGCTGTACGGCAGATATTGCTTCAAGGACCGAACTCTTTCCTGTGCTCTGGTCACCAATGACTACTACGCTGGGCAAGTTCACGTCCTCGTCCAGTCCCAACGACCGAAGAGAGTCGATCAGATCAATGAACGGCCTCACCTGCCGATCGAACTGCTCAGACATCGCTGTTTGACTTGAGGCGCGACTCGGATGACTCGGAGCAACTGACTCGGATGCATTTTCGAGGGCAGTCGCAGACGAATCCTTTGTCGTCTTTTCATTGATCGCAGATTTGCCGCTCTTCTTTGACTTCTTCTTTCCGAGCCTCATCCTCGATCGAAGTATATCTATATAACCGtacttcaatttaattaggaGAGCAGACTCAGCGTCCTGTCGTGCAGTGTGTGCTGCGATCAAAGACTGGCCTTATATAAGAGTAGAAGTACGTAATTTGCAGCGTCATCAGAGCGGATTTTCCCCCTTACTGTACGAGCATGTAGAAAGCGGGCGTGTCTATTTTCCCCGCAGGCaaagcccgcgcgcgccctggtgggagggtcTCTCAAATATGGCCAAACCGAAAGTGTTGTgtcattcgtttcttttcctcaTAATTTCGTCTTGCTCttttctgttcttttctgcctgcctgcctgcctgcctgcctgcctgcctgccttTATTTCAAATTAGCCTTTGACTTTCATAACAAAATATTCTAGCAAGATTAActaacaaagaaaagatcgAGCTCAGAGGTTTTAGGATTAGCAAGGGGTATAGCTCTGTGCCCTGACGGTGCTTAGAGAATCATAGCGCGAAAATATTGTAGTGTATACCTACCTGAAAAGAAGGGAAAAACACACGGACAGGCCGACATCCAAAATTGATATTGCGTTCATCATTTTTTGTGCCACACCCCTTAGGGCCCCGTACACTAATCAGTTGTTCTTCTCTAATTTGCATATAACTTGAAACGAGACCTCGCAGCGACAACAAAAGCCCAAGAAAACCTTGGTATGTACACAGAACTCCGCTAACAACGCCGCACGACCGCAAGTCATTCAGCGAGCCCCGCCCCTTCCTCTTCGGACGCAAACACCCTCCATTTCGCTCGTCTCCCTCGCCTCGAACATCgctctcgcgcgcgcgcactcCATCGCATCGCCtcgaggagagaaaaatggacgccgtcgccgccgccggacgtCGCGACGTGCGAACATTCTCGCACAAACTGCGTCGCGACGGTCGCCTCGGCTACGGATTCACGCTCTCGGGCGAATGCCCGCCTGTTCTAACGACCGTGCTCCCGAAGAGCGCTAGCGGTCGCGCCGGCCTCGTACCGGGCCTGCTTCTGCTCGAAGTCGACGGA
The Oscarella lobularis chromosome 3, ooOscLobu1.1, whole genome shotgun sequence DNA segment above includes these coding regions:
- the LOC136184928 gene encoding interferon-induced GTP-binding protein Mx-like, with protein sequence MSACPCVFPFFSDILRSRMRLGKKKSKKSGKSAINEKTTKDSSATALENASESVAPSHPSRASSQTAMSEQFDRQVRPFIDLIDSLRSLGLDEDVNLPSVVVIGDQSTGKSSVLEAISAVQLPRGSEIVTRCALELRMKNVKANGLCTNSDDGGDYWRATLSYTPPLGKKISHDLKKPEEVSKAVEEAQNVLAGKGKNICTDSIIRLEVESPYVPDLTLIDLPGIARVAGEGQKEDIEEQTKSLIKQYIEKEETIILCVIPCTSDIATTEALKLAKQADPRRQRTLGVMTKPDLVDPGSQKNVVTTVQNVSAFKLRLGYTLVKCRGQKDIDDNMSLQKAIEEEKRFFKNHKTYKSLYRDGLTGTERLAKQLTRQLVTQIHNCLPNLRQRVSQLETKTTTELERLGTAIPRLQQKSYLLEILQKYGNTIERAGVGDYRDDIEKKYKLYATVHEHFTAFQARVNSLFPGERDEDRYLKKIEKEMSESRGQELPGFPSFGVFRTFAIDHVNKIKHPAIQLLNDVRESVKKVAFGLACEHFDRFTELHTRVESKTTEYLSKRHKEAKMDIESTFKKEKFIFTQDKNFKGLLHQARAENAARDAEAGRAEVVHQPQSSVVHSTFNFGFKSPMAKLAPVATSTTDPEEEDTEVKELLLKLRQYSNVVRAILCDTIPKTIYFYLITLFSEDVKISLLTSFDPQTEATVETEDEYLDSSSDDEEETLTPQELLRESSDKEENRRMLTTKVERLRKAERKLRRFGGSETTPAIELEEENVESEEEEIINGDDDDY